The proteins below come from a single Miscanthus floridulus cultivar M001 chromosome 1, ASM1932011v1, whole genome shotgun sequence genomic window:
- the LOC136452022 gene encoding uncharacterized protein, giving the protein MAGTDARQGNPDLIGTGALERASIEQWLQTEARSFDSPSAEMVYTLVILPPTLPRQQNDNNGTGTGSGFNARDVAVGSNADASSGKQGVAGSQQQPASQSQVSPQKKEEMLKLFEQRKKDLEKLLDIYEQRLEEAKKYATLHFKA; this is encoded by the exons atggCCGGCACGGATGCGAGGCAGGGCAACCCGGACCTGATTGGCACGGGCGCTCTGGAGCGCGCGTCCATCGAGCAGTGGCTGCAGACGGAGGCGCGGAGCTTCGACTCGCCCAGCGCCGAGATGGTCTACACCCTCGTCATCCTGCCGCCCACCCTGCCCAGGCAACAGAATGACAAcaacggcaccggcaccggcagcgGGTTCAACGCTAGGGACGTCGCCGTGGGCAGCAACGCCGACGCGTCCAGCGGCAAGCAAGGTGTGGCCGGGTCACAGCAGCAGCCGGCGAGCCAGAGCCAGGTGAGCCCGCAGAAGAAGGAGGAAATGCTGAAGCTGTTCGAGCAGAGGAAGAAGGACCTGGAGAAGCTGCTGGACATCTACGAGCAACGGCTGGAGGAGGCCAAAAAATAT GCAACGCTTCACTTCAAGGCCTAG
- the LOC136452012 gene encoding uncharacterized protein: MSTRGGGGGRRGGRGEQGGGRGSGSGAGGGGRGRGQGAADLGGLREDTRGGAGRGDRGGATAPGAAQRGGHGQPQSLHPAAGPGRGGYSGVPQQGRGQQVTAPVPVPSSVPTPAEVEAMRRQVERKVVVAEAQAGPRQGLSSSQAPAPRPAMQGPYARATCHATKEAAGSGRTGSARIVAPSAGSGPCARATGHASEAAGSGRTGSAPIVVAPSVGAGSGPYAWATAHASEAAGSGRTGSEPNLAPSTGAGSGPCARATGHASEAAGSGRTGSEPNVAPSTAGSGPCARATVHAGKAAGSCSTGSEPIVAPSAGAGSGHCGRATGHASEAAGSGRAGIGTADAREGAGRSSGAFGTCRYAASGFEQGDGVPRAAWVAIALESVSRARNRWIINELVSLHKQHLDGRLPVYDGRKSLFTAARKSTGWQSKDAAKIDMYSLKMFLGRQLSQ; this comes from the exons ATGTCCACGCGCGGCGGCGGAGGGGGCCGGCGCGGAGGTCGGGGCGAACAAGGAGGAGGCCGTGGAAGCGGGAGCGGCGCCGGTGGTGGTGGCCGAGGGCGCGGCCAGGGCGCCGCGGACCTCGGAGGACTCCGCGAGGACACGCGCGGGGGGGCCGGGCGTGGCGATCGCGGCGGGGCCACGGCGCCAGGCGCCGCCCAGAGAGGCGGCCATGGCCAGCCCCAGTCCCTGCATCCGGCGGCCGGGCCCGGGCGTGGCGGCTACTCCGGAGTGCCTCAGCAGGGGCGCGGCCAGCAGGTGACAGCGCCGGTGCCGGTGCCCTCCTCGGTGCCGACCCCGGCGGAGGTTGAGGCGATGAGACGACAGGTGGAGAGGAAGGTGGTGGTGGCCGAGGCGCAGGCGGGGCCGCGCCAGGGCTTGTCGTCCTCACAAGCACCGGCGCCGAGACCGGCAATGCAAG GGCCCTACGCCCGGGCGACCTGCCATGCAACAAAGGAAGCTGCCGGGTCAGGTCGCACCGGCAGTGCGCGCATCGTCGCTCCCAGCGCCGGTTCAGGGCCCTGTGCCCGGGCGACCGGCCATGCAAGTGAGGCCGCCGGGTCAGGTCGCACCGGCAGTGCGCCCATCGTCGTCGCTCCCAGCGTCGGCGCCGGTTCAGGGCCCTACGCCTGGGCGACCGCTCATGCAAGTGAGGCCGCCGGGTCAGGTCGCACTGGCAGCGAGCCCAACCTCGCTCCCAGCACCGGCGCCGGTTCAGGGCCTTGTGCCAGGGCGACCGGCCATGCAAGTGAGGCCGCCGGGTCAGGTCGCACTGGCAGCGAGCCCAACGTCGCTCCCAGCACCGCCGGTTCAGGGCCCTGTGCCAGGGCGACCGTCCATGCAGGTAAGGCCGCCGGGTCATGTAGCACCGGCAGCGAGCCCATCGTCGCTCCCAGCGCCGGCGCCGGTTCAGGACACTGCGGCCGGGCGACCGGCCATGCAAGTGAGGCCGCCGGGTCAGGTCGCGCCGGCATCGGGACCGCAGATGCAAGGGAAGGCGCCGGCCGGTCAAGTGGCGCTTTCGGAACCTGCAGGTACGCTGCCTCCGGCTTCGAGCAAGGCGATGGTGTTCCCCGAGCGGCCTGG GTGGCGATCGCACTAGAATCGGTGTCACGGGCAAGAAATAGATGGATCATCAACGAGCTCGTTAGCTTGCACAAGCAACACTTGGACGGGCGGCTTCCTGTTTATGATGGAAGAAAAAGCCTGTTCACGGCAG CGAGAAAGAGTACAGGGTGGCAATCAAAGGATGCTGCAAAAATTGATATGTACAGCCTTAAAATGTTTCTTGGCAGGCAGCTGTCCCAGTGA